The Ketobacter alkanivorans genome includes the window GGCCGATTTTTCTGCCTGGCATCCGATGCTGGCCACTGCCCTGATCATGGGCAGCTTTGTCGGTGCCTGTGCCGGTTCAACCGGAGGCGGTATCAAGGCCATTCGTGTTTTTCTTATGTTTAAACAAGGTTTAAGAGAAATTCGCCGCCTGATTCACCCCAACGCCGTAATGATTATCAAGCTCTCCAATAAAGCCGTGCCTGATCGGGTCATCGAAGCTGTATGGGGGTTTTTCGGCATTTACCTGATCAGCTTTTGCGTGCTGTTTCTGGCCATGTTGGCCACCGGTATGGATTTCATCACCGGCTTCTCGGCCGTGGCTGCCTGCCTCAATAACCTCGGCCCGGGCATAGGGGATGTCGCGCTTCACTATGGTGAGATCAGCGATACCGCAAAATGGATTCTGTGTTTCGCCATGTTATTGGGCCGATTGGAGATCTTTACCCTGCTGGTACTCTTCACCCCCATGTTCTGGCGCCACTGATTTCACGGTTCAATCCAGCACTTGCGATCGTATATAAACTAAATTTTGTTAATTTTTGCCTTTTAAGATCATTTCTCATTTCAATATTGGTTTTGTGGCTATACTCAAAACTCAATTTACTGAGAACTATCATCGGCTATGTTCAATCGTGACGAATGGATTCTTGAACAACAGAATCCGATGATTTCCCTGAAAAAATGGCAAACCACCGTAGATCTCGTCGCAAAGCTATACGAGTCACCCGCGGTGTTTATCATGCAAGCCACTTCCCAAGGCTACCAGGTTGTCGTCGGCAGCAGCAGTCCAACTAATCCCTGCAAATCAGGGGATAAGTTCCCCAAAGATGCATGCTTGTTTTGTACTGAGGTCATCAAAAACGCTGGCCCACTTTACCTCAATCACGCCACCAGCATGCCCGAATGGCAGGGTAATTTATTGGTGAAAGAAAGCCGCGTGAACTCTTTTCTGGGAGTGCCGATTTATTGGCCGGATGGATCCTGTTTCGGCACCATTGCCGTACTGGATTTTGCCGTCACCCATTACAACCGTACTTTTCAGGAACTGCTATGGCAGTTTCGTGATCTGGTAGAAGGGGATCTGCTGCTCAACAGTCAGTTTTTGCAGCTGCTGGAACTGTCCACCAAGGATGATCTGTCCCGCTTGTTAAATCGCCGGGGCTTTTTTATTCAAGCAGAAAAACATGTGCGTCTGGCACAACGCTTGGGGCACAGTGTCGGAATACTGTACCTCGACCTGGATAATCTCAAACAAATCAATGATCAGTTCGGACATCGCCTGGGGGATCGAGCCATCACGGCACTGGCCTCCGCCGTACACAATGTATTGCGCGACAGTGATGTGGCTGGGCGCGTAGGCGGTGATGAATTCGTCGTCGTGATGATGACCGCCGATGATCAGGCCCTGCCGAAAACCGCCGCCAGAATCAGAGCCGAGCTGAAAAACCTCTGCACCGGCGAATTACAGCATCTCAATCTGAGCGTCAGTATCGGATCACATTTGTTTCCAGCCAGCGAACTCACCGGAATCGACCGCATGGTATCGATCGTGGATGAGCGCATGTACGAAGATAAGCAACACAATCACGCCCGAGCCCATCAAGACGCAGGCTGACACCCCCGCATAGTTGACACAACTTCAGCCTCTAACAGCACACTCAATGAAAAGCCCCCTCCACAGGGCTTTTCCTCGTTTGGCACTGGATTAACACATGTCACCTGAGTGAATGGACGTGTCACTTTCGCCCCAATCCCTCGCTGACTGGAAAATATCTATATATAGCAGTATGTTATACAGTTGGCACGACTCTTGATTAACTCAAGTTACAGTTATTTGGATGTAATAAAAACAACTCGGATGTTTCTTTTAGAGGAACGCCCGATATTAAGGTGAATCATTCTTAAATCAGCGACCTAATAACAGGTCATATTATCGAGGAGGCTGTCATGCCATCGTCCGAAAAACGCGCTCTCATTGAAAGAGTCGCAACGCTTTGTGGTGGTTCTCACAGCAAGTTTAACCAGAGCTGGAGCGATATCAAACAGCAGCGGCAGATGCAGGGCTTTTACAACGATAAGTCACAGAATCTGCATGATGCGACCTATGTCGGAGGCATGTGTCATCCTATGTCTTTGTACTGGTTGGCC containing:
- a CDS encoding sensor domain-containing diguanylate cyclase, with translation MFNRDEWILEQQNPMISLKKWQTTVDLVAKLYESPAVFIMQATSQGYQVVVGSSSPTNPCKSGDKFPKDACLFCTEVIKNAGPLYLNHATSMPEWQGNLLVKESRVNSFLGVPIYWPDGSCFGTIAVLDFAVTHYNRTFQELLWQFRDLVEGDLLLNSQFLQLLELSTKDDLSRLLNRRGFFIQAEKHVRLAQRLGHSVGILYLDLDNLKQINDQFGHRLGDRAITALASAVHNVLRDSDVAGRVGGDEFVVVMMTADDQALPKTAARIRAELKNLCTGELQHLNLSVSIGSHLFPASELTGIDRMVSIVDERMYEDKQHNHARAHQDAG